The Pandoraea vervacti DNA window GCCGGGGCCATCGCGTTCGTCGGACGCGGACATCGACGCGTTCATTCGCCAATCGGCGATTACGGTCCACCACCCGGCAGGCACTTGCCGCATGGGGGCAGACGACGACCCGATGGCCGTGGTCGATAGCGAGTTGTGCGTCAAGGGCGTGCGCAATCTGCGAGTGGTCGACGCCTCTGTCATGCCGGACCTGACGTCGGGAAACATCAACGCACCGGTCATCATGATTGCGGAGCGTGCTGCCGACCTGATTCGCGACCGGGTGCCGACGCGAGCCGTCCCGCCCGCCCATTCCGCCCCCGTCGACACGCGAGCGGTGGCCGCATGAAACTCGCGCTCGCAGGGATGCGGCGGCATCGGGTCGTCGTCACACAGCCATTGTGCGGCGCGGCCATCGATCGCCTGGATCGCTTCTTCGAGGTGACGCTGTGCACCGGCGCGCAGGACATGAGCGAGCAGTTGCGCTCGGCGGCAGCCGCCCTGGTGGGCGAACGCGACGTCATTGATGCGCAACTGCTGGACGGTCTCGACACGCTTCAGGCCGTGTGCTGCCTGACCTCGCACGAGCCGCGCATGGACATTGCGGCCATGACGCGCGCGGGCGTGCGGGCGATGTCCTCGCCCGACGCCGAACGTGCCGTCGAGAATCTTCTGGCGGCTTTCGGTTTTGGACGACTCGGTGGACGCCCGCCGGATCTGCTCAATCCGGAACTGCTTTGCGACTGCTGCAGCTTCTAGGCGAGTTGGGCTAGCGGCTCCGGTGGCAGGGGCAAGGCGGTGAGGGAGATGAGGGGCAGGTGATTCCCGCGATCCCGTAAAATAGCGCCGATACGGCACGCAGATGTCGCGCTCTGTCCGGGGTTCTACAGGTCTTCCAACATGAAAAAACTTACGTTCCTGCTGCTCGCCGCATCGGTCCTGCTTACCAGTTGTGCCGTTTATCTGCCTGACGATGGGCCGCACGGCGGCCGTGGTGGCCCTGGCAACGGTTTCTGTCCCCCCGGACAGGCGAAGAAGGGCAACTGCTGAGCCCGGTCGAGAACGGATCGCCGCTCGTGCGGGCGGCGCCAGCCACGCCAGACGGCAAGAGGGCCGACGTACCGAGGACTTGCGCGAATGGCTGAGCGCATGACTCACGCGTCATTTTCGCCGCGGATGAAGGACCTATGGCACTGAGCCGACTGAATGCCCGACAGCTTGAGACGTTCCTCGCGATTGCCGATTGCGGGAGCATTGCGCGAGCCGCCGACCGGGTCTGTCTGACACCGTCGGCCGTCAGTCAGTTGCTCGGTGAGCTGGAGCGTGAAGTCGGTTTCCGGCTCTTCGATCGGACCACGCGGCGTGTCTCGCTCACGGTGGCCGGTGCAGACTTTCTATCGGCTGCGTCGGCCGCCATGACGCAACTCTACGCGGCGGAGCGTTCGGCTCGGAACATCCGGGAGCGGGCGTCAGGCGTTATTCGCGTCGGCGCGCCGCTCGTGCTGTGTGCCGCCGTCCTGCCCGATGCCATTGCCGCGTACCGCGATCTGCATCCGAACGTGAGCGTGCGGCCGTCGGACGTCGAAGTCGAAAAACTTGTGCCATCCGTTGCCGACGCGCAGATCGACATTGCGCTAGGCCCCAATCAACCGCTGGGCGAACGGGTGAGCGCCACGCCTCTGTTCGACAGCCCATGGGTGGTCTGGTGTTCGCCGCAACACGCGCTCGCGCGTTACGACGTCGTGCCGTGGGAGGCGTTGCGCGAAGCGTCCGTGGTGGCCACCGGACGCGACCACGAGTACAGCGTGACGCGCATGCTGAGCGACCAGCCGGACAGCCAGCGCGTGTTGCCCGTCGAGATCGTCGAGAACGTGACCACCGCGTTCGGACTGGCACGTGCGGGCCTTTCCGTCACGCTCGCGCCGGATTACGTTAAGGGCTTCGCGCGCAGCCAGGGTCTGGTGATGCGCCGAACCGGAAAACCGGAGACGATCCGGCAAATCTGTCTCTATTACTCGAAAGAACGTGCGCTATCGCCGGCCGCCGCCGGATTTCACGATTTCCTTGTGCACTGGGTCGGCGACTGGTACAAGGCGCTGGCGCAATGACGCGCTGTGCCCATTCGTAAGCGCGTTTAAGCAATCGATAAGCGAAAATCGCGATACGCGACGCGGCGCCGCGTAGACTCTTCCGGGAACTGAGGAGACACGCAGCATGACAACGATTTCTGCATTGCCCGCATTCGCTTCGCTCAAGCGACCAGACGATATCGACGACAGCGAATGGGCCGCACGATGTGAGCTGGCCGCCTGCTACCGGGTGTTCGATTACCTCGGCTGGACGGAACTGATCTACAACCACATCACGCTTCGTTTAAGCAGTGCCAACCCGCCCGCGTTCCTGATCAATCCCTTCGGGTTGCATTACTCTGAAGTTACGCCGCTCAATCTCGTTAAAGTCGACGGCGCGGGCAATATCCTCGGGGATAGCCGATACCCGATCAATCCGGCCGGATTCACGGTGCATGCAGCGCTGCACAACGGTTTGCCCGGGGCGCACTGTGTCATGCACACCCATACGACGGCGGGCGTTGCCGTCGCGTGTTCCGCAGCCGGATTGCGCAGCGACAACTTCTACAGCGCGCAATTGCAGGCGCGCGTGGCGTACCACGATTTCGAAGGTGTCACCGTCGATCCGGAGGAGGGGCCGAGACTGATTCGCAGCATCGACGGGCGAAAGGCGGTGATTCTGCGCAATCACGGTCTGCTTTCCTGGGGCGGCAGCGTACCCGAAGCGTTGACTTATCTCTGGACGCTGAACCGCGCCTGTGAAATCCAGCTGGCAACCAGCATGATGGGACCGTCATTGACGATCGCCCCCGACATTACGGAAAAATGCGCGCGCGATGCGCTGCAATTCGATCCGGCTTTCGGTGCCGGGCGCGACGTCTTCGAAGCGCTCGTGCGGGTTGCTTTCCGGGCGCAGTGCTAAAACAGAGCCTTCACCGCCGTGGCGTCGATTCGCTGGACGGGCTTCCCGAAAGCTTCGCGGTGCGGGGTAGATCGAGCGCTCGCGGGCCGTCGAGGCGTCGGGAACCGAGCGTTCATGCCGGTCGGGCGCGCACGACAGCGCATTGGACAGCCCTGTGCAACAGTGTGTTGCAGGGCGCTGTCGGCTGAAATTCGCAAATGGCGGTACACTCCGAGCACACGCCATCGCTGTGCGATGGCACGCGACTCCCAATTTCAGCCCGTTTGAACGTCAACATGAAGTCCCCTGGTACTGCCTCTGCCACGCTCAACTGCGACGCAGGCGAATGCGTCGAGCTTGTTGCTACGGCAACGCTGCCCACCCGCTATGGCACCTTTACCTCCCACGCGTTTCGCGTCAAAGACAGCAGCAACGAGCATCTGGCGTTGGTGATGGGCGACGTGACGGGCGCGAGCGGTGTCGATCTGCCGCCGCTGGTGCGCCTGCATTCGGAATGCCT harbors:
- a CDS encoding LysR family transcriptional regulator translates to MALSRLNARQLETFLAIADCGSIARAADRVCLTPSAVSQLLGELEREVGFRLFDRTTRRVSLTVAGADFLSAASAAMTQLYAAERSARNIRERASGVIRVGAPLVLCAAVLPDAIAAYRDLHPNVSVRPSDVEVEKLVPSVADAQIDIALGPNQPLGERVSATPLFDSPWVVWCSPQHALARYDVVPWEALREASVVATGRDHEYSVTRMLSDQPDSQRVLPVEIVENVTTAFGLARAGLSVTLAPDYVKGFARSQGLVMRRTGKPETIRQICLYYSKERALSPAAAGFHDFLVHWVGDWYKALAQ
- a CDS encoding class II aldolase/adducin family protein, with the translated sequence MTTISALPAFASLKRPDDIDDSEWAARCELAACYRVFDYLGWTELIYNHITLRLSSANPPAFLINPFGLHYSEVTPLNLVKVDGAGNILGDSRYPINPAGFTVHAALHNGLPGAHCVMHTHTTAGVAVACSAAGLRSDNFYSAQLQARVAYHDFEGVTVDPEEGPRLIRSIDGRKAVILRNHGLLSWGGSVPEALTYLWTLNRACEIQLATSMMGPSLTIAPDITEKCARDALQFDPAFGAGRDVFEALVRVAFRAQC